In one Chitinophaga sancti genomic region, the following are encoded:
- a CDS encoding tetratricopeptide repeat protein yields the protein MTETKNKAAESAPVKKDFDLQNSVHKAEDFYFKNKNVINIALLVIVVVIGGTFAYNKFIKAPNEKKAADMVFHAQKAFEKDSFNLALNGDGNNDGFLQVIKKYGSTKTGQLSKYYAGLCYVKMGKFQESIDMLKDFNAGDQLVQAMAYGVTGDAYMELKNTEKGIEYYKKAGQYSDNDFTGPTYLFRAGVALELAGKNDEAIAVYKQIREKYPQSNEGREMDKYLARLGVVRE from the coding sequence ATGACCGAAACAAAAAATAAGGCCGCTGAATCTGCTCCTGTAAAGAAGGACTTCGACTTGCAAAACTCTGTACACAAGGCGGAAGACTTTTATTTCAAGAACAAGAATGTCATCAACATTGCCCTTCTCGTTATCGTTGTGGTGATAGGCGGTACATTTGCCTACAACAAATTCATCAAGGCTCCGAATGAGAAGAAAGCAGCGGACATGGTATTCCACGCACAGAAAGCTTTTGAAAAAGATTCATTTAACCTGGCACTGAACGGAGATGGTAACAACGATGGCTTCTTACAGGTAATTAAGAAGTACGGCAGCACCAAAACCGGTCAATTGTCAAAATATTATGCTGGTCTTTGCTACGTGAAGATGGGCAAGTTCCAGGAAAGTATCGATATGCTGAAAGATTTCAATGCAGGCGATCAGCTGGTGCAGGCTATGGCTTATGGCGTAACCGGCGATGCTTACATGGAATTGAAGAATACTGAGAAAGGAATCGAGTATTATAAAAAAGCTGGTCAGTACAGCGACAACGATTTTACTGGTCCAACCTACCTGTTCCGTGCAGGTGTAGCTTTGGAGCTTGCTGGTAAGAACGACGAAGCGATCGCTGTTTACAAGCAGATCCGCGAAAAATATCCTCAGTCCAACGAAGGCCGCGAGATGGATAAATACCTGGCCAGACTGGGTGTAGTTAGAGAATAA
- the pdhA gene encoding pyruvate dehydrogenase (acetyl-transferring) E1 component subunit alpha, translated as MATKTDVKTKFTKETYLYWYELMLLLRRFEEKAGQLYGMQKIRGFCHLYIGQEAIAAGCMTATKPEDKFITAYRDHALAIAKGMSPDACMAELYGKATGCSKGKGGSMHFFSLEHNFFGGHGIVGAQIGTGAGLAFAEKYKGTDNVAVVFFGDGAARQGMLHETFNMAMLWKLPVIFICENNMYAMGTSVERTSNVLDIYKLANAYDMASDTIDGMSCEAVHEGMDRAVKRARAGEGPSLLEIKTYRYRGHSMSDPAKYRTKEEVEEYKERDPLTVVLKTIQKNKWATEAEIEAITEKVKQQVEHCVEFAENSPWPSDDELLKDVYTQQDYPFIVD; from the coding sequence GTGGCTACAAAAACAGACGTAAAGACGAAGTTCACCAAAGAGACGTATTTGTATTGGTATGAATTGATGCTCTTGCTGCGCCGCTTTGAGGAAAAAGCCGGCCAATTATATGGAATGCAGAAGATTCGTGGTTTTTGCCACCTGTACATTGGACAGGAAGCGATAGCTGCGGGTTGTATGACAGCAACTAAACCGGAGGATAAATTCATCACTGCTTATCGTGACCATGCGCTGGCTATTGCCAAGGGTATGTCTCCGGACGCTTGTATGGCTGAACTGTATGGTAAAGCTACTGGTTGTTCTAAGGGTAAGGGTGGTAGTATGCACTTTTTCTCTTTAGAGCATAACTTTTTTGGCGGACACGGTATTGTGGGCGCTCAGATTGGTACCGGTGCGGGCCTGGCATTTGCTGAGAAATACAAGGGTACTGACAATGTTGCAGTAGTCTTCTTTGGAGATGGTGCTGCCCGTCAGGGTATGCTGCATGAGACATTTAACATGGCCATGCTGTGGAAACTGCCAGTAATTTTCATTTGCGAAAACAACATGTACGCAATGGGTACTTCAGTAGAACGTACTTCTAACGTACTGGATATCTATAAGTTAGCTAACGCCTACGATATGGCTAGCGATACTATCGACGGTATGAGCTGTGAAGCGGTACATGAAGGTATGGATAGAGCTGTAAAGCGTGCGCGCGCCGGCGAAGGTCCATCCTTACTTGAGATCAAAACTTACCGTTATCGTGGCCACTCTATGAGTGATCCTGCTAAGTATCGTACTAAGGAAGAAGTAGAAGAATACAAAGAGAGAGATCCGCTGACTGTGGTACTGAAGACCATTCAGAAAAACAAATGGGCGACAGAAGCAGAAATCGAAGCTATCACTGAGAAGGTTAAACAACAGGTTGAACATTGCGTAGAATTTGCAGAAAATTCTCCATGGCCTTCTGATGACGAGCTGCTGAAAGATGTATACACACAACAGGATTATCCTTTCATTGTTGACTAA
- the recF gene encoding DNA replication/repair protein RecF (All proteins in this family for which functions are known are DNA-binding proteins that assist the filamentation of RecA onto DNA for the initiation of recombination or recombinational repair.) translates to MLSLKKISLVQFKNYTRADHRFSRRIIGITGRNGSGKTNLLDAIYYLCFTKSYFTSSEAQNTQYNTNGFRIDAFLDKEGHEEHIVCTVKDGKKDIALNDESYERFSQHIGKFPAVMIAPDDAEIILGGSEERRKWLDALLCQLHPGYLDHLITYQKVLQQRNSLLKAAPATSQDMLLDVFDDQLIQHGTPIYEWRRNFLPSFIQQVQSLYDYIAGQHEVVNIQYLCSLHEQSFAQLLQANRYKDTMMQRTTGGIHRDDLQFLLDDHAMKSSASQGQRKSFLFALKLAQYEVIRKHKGFAPLLLLDDVFEKLDQERVSRLIQLVSGADYGQVFITDTHATRLVDAFKEKEAGFQLVEME, encoded by the coding sequence TTGCTGTCGCTCAAAAAGATATCATTAGTACAATTTAAGAACTATACACGGGCAGATCACCGGTTCTCCAGGCGGATCATTGGCATCACCGGGCGCAACGGCTCAGGAAAAACCAACCTCCTGGATGCTATTTACTACCTCTGCTTCACAAAAAGCTACTTTACCAGCAGCGAAGCACAAAATACCCAGTACAACACCAATGGCTTCCGGATCGATGCATTCCTCGACAAAGAAGGCCATGAAGAACATATTGTATGCACCGTCAAAGATGGCAAAAAAGATATAGCCCTCAACGATGAATCATACGAACGATTTTCCCAGCATATCGGCAAATTTCCCGCTGTTATGATCGCCCCCGACGATGCCGAAATTATCCTGGGCGGAAGCGAGGAACGCCGCAAATGGCTCGATGCCCTGCTCTGCCAGCTACATCCCGGCTACCTGGATCACCTCATCACTTACCAGAAAGTATTACAGCAACGCAACAGCCTGCTCAAAGCAGCCCCTGCCACCAGCCAGGATATGTTGCTCGACGTGTTTGACGATCAGCTCATTCAACACGGTACACCTATTTATGAATGGCGTAGAAATTTCCTGCCTTCTTTCATACAACAGGTGCAATCATTATATGATTACATCGCCGGCCAGCACGAGGTAGTGAATATTCAATACCTCTGCAGTCTCCATGAGCAGTCATTTGCACAACTGCTGCAAGCCAATCGCTATAAGGATACCATGATGCAGCGTACCACAGGTGGTATTCACAGAGATGATCTGCAGTTCCTGCTGGATGACCATGCTATGAAATCAAGTGCATCGCAGGGACAACGAAAAAGTTTTTTGTTTGCACTGAAACTGGCGCAGTATGAAGTGATCAGAAAACACAAAGGCTTTGCACCATTACTCTTGCTCGATGATGTGTTTGAAAAGCTGGACCAGGAGCGTGTTTCACGCCTTATACAGCTGGTAAGCGGTGCTGATTACGGGCAGGTGTTCATCACTGATACACATGCTACAAGATTAGTAGATGCATTTAAAGAAAAAGAAGCAGGTTTTCAATTGGTAGAGATGGAGTAA